From the Variovorax paradoxus genome, the window CCGTTCTCGGTGTGCATGGAGCGCTGGATGTCGTACCGGGAGCTCGACACGCTATCGGCTGCCTTGGGCTGCTGGCTGCAGTCGCGCGGGCTCGAACCGGGCGCGCGGGTGGCGATCATGCTCCCCAACATCCCGCAGTTTGCGGTGACGATGTGCGGCGTCCTGCGCGCGGGCTTCACCTGCGTGAACGTCAATCCGCTGTACACGGCACGCGAGCTCGAGCACCAGCTCAAGGACTCGGGCGCGACGGCGATCGTCATTCTCGAGAACTTCGCCTCGACGCTCGAGAAGGTGATCGAACGCACGCCGGTGAAGCATGTGGTCATGACATCCATGGGCGACTTGCTGGGCGGGGTGTACGGCGCCTGGATCACTGCGGCCGTGCGACATCTGGCGAAGATGGTGCCGGCGTACAAGCTGCCGTTGGATGGAGGCCGCACAGTGACGCCTCTCGCGCAGGCGATCTCGGAAGGCCGTGGCCGCACGCTGGCCGCCGACCATAGCAACCTCGATTCAATCGCATTCCTGCAATACACCGGTGGCACGACCGGTTTGTCGAAAGGCGCGGTGCTCACTCACCGCAACATCGTCGCGGCGACGCTGCAGGCCGAAGCATGGTTCACACCTGCACTCTCGCGCGCTGGAGACCTGGCCAAGGTGAACAGCATCGCGGCGCTGCCGCTGTATCACATCTTCGCGCTGACGCTGTGCCTGCTGGTGATTCGTCAGGGCTCGCACATGACGTTGATTCCGAACCCGCGCGACTTCGACAAGTTCATCGCGGTGCTCAAGAAGCGGCCGTTCCACATGCTGCCTGCGGTGAACACGCTGTTCAACGCCTTGCTGATGCATCCGGAGTTCAAGACCGTCGATTTTTCGACGCTGTTCGTCTCGCAGGCCGGCGGCATGGCCGCTTCGGAAGGCACGGCGCGCAAGTGGTTCGAAGCCACCGGCTGTCCGATGATCGAAGGCTGGGGCATGAGCGAAACCTGTGCGATCGGCACGAACAATCCGGTGTCCAACACCGAGTTCACCGGCACCATAGGGCTGCCGCTGCCGAGCATCGAGATTGCTATCAAGGACGACGATGGCAACTCCTTGCCCATTGGCCAACCCGGTGAGCTCTGCATCAAGGGCCCCAACGTGATGTCGGGCTACTACAACCAGCCTGCAGAGACTGCCGCGGCATTCACTGCAGATGGCTTCATGCGGACGGGAGATATCGCCGTGATGCAGGACGATGGGTACAGCCGAATCGTCGACCGCAAGAAGGACATGATTCTGGTGAGCGGATTCAACGTGTTCCCCAATGAGCTCGAGAACGTGATCTCGCTGTGCCCCGGCGTGGTGGAGTGCGCGGCGGTGGGGGTGCCGGACGAGAAACAGGGTGAAGCCATCAAGGTGTTCGTGGTGCGCCGCGACCCTGCGCTGACCGAGGACGCCGTGCTGCAGTACTGCCATTCGCAGCTGACTGGCTACAAGCGGCCGAAGCACATCGAGTTCCGGGAGTCGTTGCCGAAGACCAACGTCGGAAAAATTCTGCGGCGCGAGCTCCGGTCGACGGCGGCTGCCTGAATGAGCCGCTTGTCAGCGGGCGCCGGCTTGCCGCCCGGTGTTGTGGTTTTCGAGCGTGGGTGGCTGTCGTCGAACAATGTGTTGTTCTTGGGGGCGAACGAAACGGCGCTTGTCGACACAGGTTATGCGACGCACGCCCGGCAAACAGTGGATCTGATCGAGTCGGCGCTGGGCGAGCGTCCGCTTGATCGCATCCTGAACACGCATCTGCACAGCGATCACTGCGGTGGAAATGCCGCGCTGCAGCAGCGGTATCCGGATGTCCGTATCGATATTCCGCCGGGCGAGGCAACATTGGTCGAGAGATGGGACGAAGAGAGACTCAGCTTTGCTGCAACCGGCCAAATCTGCCCGCGTTTTTATTTCTCAGGATTGCTGAGGCCCGGGAGCGAGCACGTTCTGGGGGATCGATCATGGCAGGTCCATGCCGCCCCTGGTCATGACACCCACTCGGTCATCTTGTTCGAGCCGGAATCGCGCACCTTGATTTCGGCAGATGCTTTATGGGAGAACGGCTTCGGCATTGCCTTCCCGGAACTGGCCGGCGAGGCGTCTTTCGAGGACATCGCTGCAACACTGGATCTGATCGAAATGCTGGCGCCGTTGCGAGTGATACCAGGACACGGCGAGGTGTTCGACGATGCGCCAAAGGCGCTGTCCACTGCGCATCGCCGGCTTGCGGGGCTTCAACGCGATCCGGTGAAGCATGCTCGCCATGCGATCAAGGTATTGATGAAGTTCAAACTGCTGGAGGTGCAGGTGATCAGCATCGATCAATGGCACGCCTGGCTTCGGAGCACGCCTTATCTGGAAAACATCCGGGCTCGCTTTTTCGGTGAAATCCAACTTGATGGACTGACAAGCGATATCTTGGATGAACTGGTTGTAGCCGGGGCGGCGGAGATTAAAGACTCACATGTCCGCAATCGCTGACCTAGCTTTGCCAAGCATTGAAAAGCGGGTCAAGCCGCCGAAAAAATGTTTGTCTGCAAAAGCAAAAAACCCCAGTCATTGCTGACTGGGGTTTTTTGGGCTGTAAGAGCCTGACGATGACCTACTTTCACACGGGAACCCGCACTATCATCGGCGCTGAGTCGTTTCACTGTCCTGTTCGGGATGGGAAGGAGTGGTACCAACTCGCTATGGTCATCAGGCATAAAGGGTTGTCTGGCTGATCACGTGATCAGTCAAACGAATTCATAGAGTTTGGAATCAGCTTTTGGCGAATTATTTTGAATGCGTCAACTTGGCATAACACCTTGATCAGACTGATCAAAGTTATAGGGTCAAGCCGCACGAGCAATTAGTATCAGTTAGCTTAACGCATTACTGCGCTTCCACACCTGACCTATCAACGTCCTGGTCTTGAACGACTCTTCAGGGGGCTCAAGGCCCCGGCAGATCTCATCTTGAAACGAGTTTCCCGCTTAGATGCTTTCAGCGGTTATCTCTTCCACACTTAGCTACTCGGCAATGCCACTGGCGTGACAACCGATACACCAGAGGTGTGTCCACTCCGGTCCTCTCGTACTAGGAGCAGGCTTCCTCAAATCTGCAGCGCCCACGGAAGATAGGGACCAAACTGTCTCACGACGTTTTAAACCCAGCTCACGTACCTCTTTAAATGGCGAACAGCCATACCCTTGGGACCGGCTACAGCCCCAGGATGAGATGAGCCGACATCGAGGTGCCAAACACCGCCGTCGATATGAACTCTTGGGCGGTATCAGCCTGTTATCCCCAGAGTACCTTTTATCCGTTGAGCGATGGCCCTTCCATACAGAACCACCGGATCACTATGTCCTGCTTTCGCATCTGCTCGACTTGTCAGTCTCGCAGTTAAGCACGCTTATGCCATTGCACTATCGTCACGATGTCCGACCGTAACTAGCGTACCTTCGAACTCCTCCGTTACGCTTTGGGAGGAGACCGCCCCAGTCAAACTGCCTACCATGCACTGTCCCCGATCCAGATAATGGACCTAGGTTAGAACCTCAAACACACCAGGGTGGTATTTCAACGTTGGCTCCACAAGATCTAGCGACCCTGCTTCAAAGCCTCCCACCTATCCTACACAGATCTGTTCAAAGTCCAATACAAAGCTACAGTAAAGGTTCATGGGGTCTTTCCGTCTTTCCGCGGGGAGATTGCATCATCACAAACATTTCAACTTCGCTGAGTCTCAGGAGGAGACAGTGTGGCCATCGTTACGCCATTCGTGCAGGTCGGAACTTACCCGACAAGGAATTTCGCTACCTTAGGACCGTTATAGTTACGGCCGCCGTTTACTGGGACTTCAATCAAGAGCTTGCACCCCATCATTTAATCTTCCAGCACCGGGCAGGCGTCACACCCTATACGTCCACTTTCGTGTTTGCAGAGTGCTGTGTTTTTAATAAACAGTCGCAGCCACCGATTTTTTGCAACCCATTCATGCTCCGTTGTTCACTTCACACTAATAGGGCACACCTTCTTCCGAAGTTACGGTGTCAATTTGCCGAGTTCCTTCTCCTGAGTTCTCTCAAGCGCCTTAGAATACTCATCTCGCGCACCAGTGTCGGTTTGCGGTACGGTCGTATACAGCTGAAGCTTAGTGGCTTTTCCTGGAACCTCGTTCAGTCACTTCGCGAGCAAGCTCGCTCGATCGTTGGCCTCGGTATATGTGCACCGGATTTGCCTAATGCACGCCTACATCCAACTAAACCGGGATATCCAACACCCGGATGACCTATTAAGATCCGTCCCCACATCGCACTGTATAACGGTACAGGAATATTGACCTGTTTCCCATCAGCTACGCATCTCTGCCTCGCCTTAGGGGCCGACTCACTCTACGCCGATGAACGTTGCGTAGAAAACCTTGCGCTTACGGCGAGGGGGCTTTTCACCCCCTTTAACGCTACTCATGTCAGCATTCGCACTTCTGATACCTCCAGCACGCTTTACAACGCACCTTCACAGGCTTACAGAACGCTCTCCTACCACTTGCAATAAATTGCAAATCCGCAGCTTCGGTAACTGGCTTAGCCCCGTTACATCTTCCGCGCAGGACGACTCGATCAGTGAGCTATTACGCTTTCTTTAAATGATGGCTGCTTCTAAGCCAACATCCTGACTGTTTTAGCCTTCCCACTTCGTTTCCCACTTAGCCAATTTTAGGGACCTTAGCTGGCGGTCTGGGTTGTTTCCCTCTTGAGTCCGGACGTTAGCACCCGGTGCTCTGTCTCCCAAGCTGTACTCATCGGTATTCGGAGTTTGCCTTGGTTTGGTAAGTCGCCATGACCCCCTAGCCAAAACAGTGCTCTACCCCCGATGGTAATACTTGAGGCACTACCTAAATAGTTTTCGGAGAGAACCAGCTATTTCCAAGTTTGTTTAGCCTTTCACCCCTATCCACAGCTCATCCGCTAGTTTTGCAACACTAGTCGGTTCGGACCTCCAGTACCTGTTACGGCACCTTCATCCTGGCCATGGATAGATCACTTGGTTTCGGGTCTACACCCAGCGACTGATCGCCCTATTCGGACTCGATTTCTCTACGGCTTCCCTATTCGGTTAACCTTGCCACTGAATGTAAGTCGCTGACCCATTATACAAAAGGTACGCAGTCACCCTTTCGGGCTCCTACTTTTTGTAAGCACGCGGTTTCAGGATCTATTTCACTCCCCTCCCGGGGTTCTTTTCGCCTTTCCCTCACGGTACTAGTTCACTATCGGTCAATGATGAGTATTTAGCCTTGGAGGATGGTCCCCCCATATTCAGACAGGATTTCTCGTGTCCCGCCCTACTTGTCGTTAGCTTAGTACCACACAGGTCATTTCACGTACGGGGCTATCACCCGCTATGGCCAGTCTTTCCAAACTGTTCCGTTATGTCTTGTGCTATCACTAACAGGCTTCTCCGATTTCGCTCGCCACTACTTTCGGAATCTCGGTTGATGTCTTTTCCTCGAGCTACTGAGATGTTTCAGTTCACCCGGTTCGCCTCGCATGACTATGTATTCATCATGCGATACCTTTCGGTGGGTTTCCCCATTCGGAAATCTCCGGATCAAAGCTAATTTGCCAGCTCCCCGAAGCTTATCGCAGGCTATCACGTCCTTCGTCGCCTATCATTGCCAAGGCATCCACCACGTGCTCTTATTCACTTGACCCTATAACTTTGACGTTTCTTCACAGAAACCAAAGTCAATCAAGGAATTGCCAGGTCTTTCACCTGACGCGTTATGCCGTACTTCCAATATCGATTTGACTCGAAATTGAAGTTTCTTTTGACGCAATCAAAAATTCTATGCTGCTGATGGCACGGTCTGCACTAAACCTTTACGAATGTGCAGTTTCCATCAGCAGCGCTGATTCGACTCTATGAATTTTTAAAGAACAGCCGATTGATCAAGAGATCTTGATCAACAACAAAGAAGCCTCAAGATTTTTCATGAAGCTGCTTTGGTGTTGAGTAAGCATCGAAGTTATTGGTGGAGGATGACGGGATCGAACCGACGACCCCCTGCTTGCAAAGCAGGTGCTCTCCCAGCTGAGCTAATCCCCCTCAAACTCTCACACGAGATATCAGAAGATTTGGTGGGTCTAGTTGGGCTCGAACCAACGACCCCCGCCTTATCAAGACGGTGCTCTAACCAGCTGAGCTACAGACCCATTCGCCAATCATCCTCATATCGAAGACAACCGACTTCTTCCAACAACCGATAAGTGTGGGCGTTTAAATTAAATTGCTTGTTTCCAGAAAGGAGGTGATCCAGCCGCACCTTCCGATACGGCTACCTTGTTACGACTTCACCCCAGTCACGAACCCTGCCGTGGTAATCGCCCTCCTTGCGGTTAAGCTAACTACTTCTGGCAGAACCCGCTCCCATGGTGTGACGGGCGGTGTGTACAAGACCCGGGAACGTATTCACCGTGACATTCTGATCCACGATTACTAGCGATTCCGACTTCACGCAGTCGAGTTGCAGACTGCGATCCGGACTACGACTGGTTTTATGGGATTAGCTCCCCCTCGCGGGTTGGCAACCCTTTGTACCAGCCATTGTATGACGTGTGTAGCCCCACCTATAAGGGCCATGAGGACTTGACGTCATCCCCACCTTCCTCCGGTTTGTCACCGGCAGTCTCATTAGAGTGCCCAACTGAATGTAGCAACTAATGACAAGGGTTGCGCTCGTTGCGGGACTTAACCCAACATCTCACGACACGAGCTGACGACAGCCATGCAGCACCTGTGTTACGGTTCTCTTTCGAGCACTAAGCCATCTCTGGCGAATTCCGTACATGTCAAAGGTGGGTAAGGTTTTTCGCGTTGCATCGAATTAAACCACATCATCCACCGCTTGTGCGGGTCCCCGTCAATTCCTTTGAGTTTCAACCTTGCGGCCGTACTCCCCAGGCGGTCAACTTCACGCGTTAGCTTCGTTACTGAGTCAGTGAAGACCCAACAACCAGTTGACATCGTTTAGGGCGTGGACTACCAGGGTATCTAATCCTGTTTGCTCCCCACGCTTTCGTGCATGAGCGTCAGTACAGGCCCAGGGGATTGCCTTCGCCATCGGTGTTCCTCCGCATATCTACGCATTTCACTGCTACACGCGGAATTCCATCCCCCTCTGCCGTACTCCAGCGATGCAGTCACAGATGCAGTTCCCAGGTTGAGCCCGGGGATTTCACAACTGTCTTACATCACCGCCTGCGCACGCTTTACGCCCAGTAATTCCGATTAACGCTTGCACCCTACGTATTACCGCGGCTGCTGGCACGTAGTTAGCCGGTGCTTATTCTTACGGTACCGTCATTAGCCCTCTTTATTAGAAAGAGCCGTTTCGTTCCGTACAAAAGCAGTTTACAACCCGAAGGCCTTCATCCTGCACGCGGCATGGCTGGATCAGGCTTTCGCCCATTGTCCAAAATTCCCCACTGCTGCCTCCCGTAGGAGTCTGGGCCGTGTCTCAGTCCCAGTGTGGCTGGTCGTCCTCTCAGACCAGCTACAGATCGAAGGCTTGGTGAGCCTTTACCTCACCAACTACCTAATCTGCCATCGGCCGCTCCATTCGCGCAAGGTCTTGCGATCCCCTGCTTTCATCCGTAGATCGTATGCGGTATTAGCACAGCTTTCGCTGCGTTATCCCCCACGATTGGGCACGTTCCGATGTATTACTCACCCGTTCGCCACTCGCCGCCAGGATTGCTCCCGCGCTGCCGTTCGACTTGCATGTGTAAGGCATGCCGCCAGCGTTCAATCTGAGCCAGGATCAAACTCTATAGTTCGATCTTGATTTTTGCGCCTGACCTCGCGGTCAAGCAAAACTCATAAAAAAGAAATTGAAGTGAACTTCACTTCTATTCTCATGAGCGTTTTAAGTCTTGCGACTTGTTCCGAAGAACTTACGCAATTACCTTCAAACGCCCACGCTTATCGGCTGTAAATTTTTAACGAACCCTGAAGCAACTCGTCGTTTACTTCGTTTGCCTTGCTGCGATCAGCGAAGCCTTGTAGTCTAGCACGATTTTTTAAGTATCGCCAAACTTTTTTCGCTTTCTTTTCTTTTGCAATTCGCAGAACCTGTCTGCGTTTTGCTGAAGTCATTTCAGCGAAGCTTTGTAGTCTAACACGATTTTTTAAGTCCGGTCAAACTATTTTCGCTTTCCACATCTTCTTTTTAGCAACCCGCCGCTTTCGCGTTAGGCGCTGAAGCTGTTTCAGCGAAGCCTTCGATTATGCACTGTTTTTTCAAACCGCGTCAACTTTCGAAGACTTTTTTCAACCAACCCGATCAGCCCCTGAAGGCCCGCCCCGAAGAGCTTGATCGACTTGCACTTCTTACAGCGCGTTGTCAGTCGAGCCCACGAGTATATGCCAATTTCCGGCTCGCGCAAGACTGGTCGAAAGTTTTCTCGCACAACGTTGTCTGTCGCCTGGCTTCCAGTAGCAACCTCTATCTAAATAGGGAAGCAACGCCCCTCCTCAGCCCACACCTATATAGAGGAGCGCAATCTTCCCCCTGGATCACCCTCCTTGGTGGCTCCTCCGATAATTCGCGCCACATGGCACTCATCACACTCCTCGACGCCCAATTGGCGTTCGGTCACGTCCCGCTGCTGGATCATGCGGACTTCTCTCTTCTCGAATCGGAACGCATCGGCCTGATCGGCCGCAATGGTGCAGGCAAGTCGTCGCTCCTCAAGATACTGGGCGGACTGGAGAAGGCCGATGACGGCACGCTCCAACTCCAGCAGAACCTGCGCGTCGCCTATGTGGCCCAGGAACCTGCGCTGGACATGGATTCGGATGTCTTCACGGCGGCGAGCCAGGGCCTGGCCCCCGTGATCGCGGTGCGCGACCTCTACCTCTCCGGTGCGGAAGGGCTCGATCTCGACGCGCTCCAGTCGCAGATCGAGGCCTACGACGCCTGGAACTGGGAGCAGCGCGTGGAAGAAACGCTGCACCGCCTCCATCTCGACCGCGGCGCCCGCGTCGGCTCCCTCTCGGGCGGCACGCGCAAGCGCGTGGCCCTGGCCCAGGCCCTGGTGGCCGCACCCGACGTCCTGCTGCTCGACGAGCCCACCAACCACCTGGACCTCGACTCCATCGAGTGGCTCGAGCAACTGCTCATCGACTTCAAGGGCAGCATCGTCACCATCACCCACGACCGCAGCTTCCTGAACCGCGTCGCCACCCGCATCGTCGAACTCGATCGGGGCAAGCTGGGCTCCTACCCCGGCAACTTCGAGCAGTACCTGCTGCAGAAGGAAGAGCAGCTCGCGCAGGAAGCCGTGATCAGCGCCAAGGCCGACAAGCTGCTCGCCCAGGAAGAGATCTGGATCCGCAAGGGCGTGGAAGCGCGCCGCACGCGCAGCCAGAGCCGTATCACCCGCCTGCAGGAGTTGCGCGCGAGCCGGGCCGCCCGTCGCGAGGTGCAGGGCAGCGTCAACATGGACGTGGCTTCGGGCCAGTCCAGCGGAAAGATCGTGGCCGAACTCACGGAAGCCACCAAGTCCTTCGGCGAGAAGACCGTCATCCGCAAGTTCAGCGGCACCATCCTGCGCGGCGACAAGGTGGGGCTGCTCGGGCCCAACGGCGCCGGCAAGACCACCCTGCTGAAGCTCATCCTCGGCGAACTCGAGCCCGACAGCGGCAAGATCCGCCGCGGCACGAACCTGCAGGTGGCGTATTTCGACCAGATGCGCGACAAGCTCGACCTCGACGCCACGCTGGAAGACTTCATCAGCCCTGGCAGCGAGTGGATCGAGATCGGCACGCAGAAGAAGCACGTCAAGAGCTACCTGTCGGACTTCCTCTTCTCCCCGGCGCGCGCCAATTCCCCCGTGCGCTCGCTCAGCGGCGGCGAACGCAACCGCCTGCTGCTGGCGCGACTGTTCGCGCGGCCGGCCAACGTGCTGGTGCTCGACGAGCCGACCAACGACCTCGACATCGACACCCTCGAGCTGCTCGAAACCCTGCTGCAGGACTACGACGGCACCGTGTTCCTCGTGAGCCACGACCGGACGTTCCTCGACAACGTGGTGACCAGCACCATCGCCTACGAGGGCGACGGCCGCTGGCGCGAGTACGAAGGCAGCGTGCAGGACTGGCTGATCCAGTCCAGGCGCGCCAGGGAGATCGCCGAGCAGCGCGCCGCCGCGGCGCCCGCCCCCGTGGCGGCCCCGGCGCCAGCGCCGTTGGCGGAAACCCCGAAGGCCGTGGGCGTCCGCAAGAAGCTCTCTTACAAGGAGCAGCGCGAGCTCGACGCCCTGCCCGCCCAGATCGAGGCGCTCGAGGAAGAACAGAAGCGCATCACCGAGATGCTCGAGCTCGACGGCGGCGCCATCTATGCCAGCGACGCCTCACGCGCGGCGGAGATGGCCGAGCGCCACGCGAAGATCGACGACGAACTGCTGGCGGCGCTCGAGCGCCAGGAAGAACTGGCCACCGGCCGCTGACGCCATCGCCGGCATCCGCGCCGGCGCCTGTCTTGCGTCCCGCCGCACGTCCGACGCGCGGCAGCCGCAGACTAGGCTATACATGCGGCTCCCCCTCCAAGCCCCGGGAGCCGCATGCCTTCTTCCTTCCTGACGTTTTTCCGCCGGACCGCCGCACTGCCGGCCCTCCTCGCGCTGCTGATCCTGAGCGCCTGCGCGCAGCTGCCTCAGAACGTCGACCGTCCCGTCTCCACCGCCATCGCGGCCCCGGCCACCGGGACCGCGCTGGCCGACCTGGTCCGGCAGCGCCGGCAGGCCGAGAAGGCGCGCTACGAATCCGGCTTCCTGCTGCTCGGCGGCCCGCAGGCCGCCTACGGCAGCCGGCTGGCGCTGGTCGAAGGCGCGCAGAAGACGCTCGACCTGCAGTACTACGCGATCCACGCCGACGCCAGCACCGGCCGGCTGGTGCGCGGGCTGCGCGCGGCGGCCGAACGCGGCGTGCGGGTGCGGGTGCTGCTCGACGACTTCCACACCACCGGCCGCGACGCACTGGTGCTCGGCCTGGCCTTCATTCCCAACATCGAGATGCGGCTGTTCAACCCGCTGGCCGGCTCGCGCGACTCCACCTTCAGCCGGCTGTTCAACTCGATCGACGACGCCTCGCGCATCCAGCAGCGCATGCACAACAAGCTGTTTCTGGCCGACAACGTGCTGGGCGTCACGGGCGGGCGCAACCTGGGCGACGCCTACTTCGGCAATGCGAACACCGGCAACTTCGTCGACGTCGACGTGCTGGCGGCGGGCCCGATCGTGCAGGACTTGTCGCGCAGCTTCGACAGCTACTGGAACAACGAGCGCGCCTACCCGGTGCAGTCGCTGGTCACGCGCGAGGAGCTGCAGTCGATGCGCGAGCGCGCGAAGAAGGCCGACCAGGAACTGGTCGAGCAGGCACTGCGCGACCACGACGACGCGCCCGCCGCGGAGCCCCGCAGCAAGCCCGACGACAACGGCCCGCCCACCGCGGAGCAGCGCGCCCGCGTCTGGGACGAGAAGCCGCTCGACCTGCGCACCGCCACCTTCGTCTGGGCGCCGGCCGTGATGCTGGCCGACAAGCCGGGGAAGATCGCCGCCGATTCCGGGCCGGACACCGCCAAGGCGCCGGGCCTGGTCGTCAGCCGGCCCGACGACAAGGCCGGCGCTTCGCGCAGCGTCACCTCGCTGGAAGCCGCCTCCGGCCTCGCCGCCGGCGGCGACACGGTGGTCGAGGGGCTGCTGCAGCTGATCGGCCAGGCACGCTCCGACCTGCTCATCATTTCGCCCTACTTCGTGCCCGGCAAGGACATGCTGCAGGCCTTCTCCGCAGCGCGTGCGCGAGGCGTGCGCATTCGCGTGCTGACGAACTCGCTGGCCTCCAAC encodes:
- a CDS encoding AMP-binding protein — its product is MQTTSARSNYPAGVPHEIHPEQYRSLPHMFDEAFARHADKPFSVCMERWMSYRELDTLSAALGCWLQSRGLEPGARVAIMLPNIPQFAVTMCGVLRAGFTCVNVNPLYTARELEHQLKDSGATAIVILENFASTLEKVIERTPVKHVVMTSMGDLLGGVYGAWITAAVRHLAKMVPAYKLPLDGGRTVTPLAQAISEGRGRTLAADHSNLDSIAFLQYTGGTTGLSKGAVLTHRNIVAATLQAEAWFTPALSRAGDLAKVNSIAALPLYHIFALTLCLLVIRQGSHMTLIPNPRDFDKFIAVLKKRPFHMLPAVNTLFNALLMHPEFKTVDFSTLFVSQAGGMAASEGTARKWFEATGCPMIEGWGMSETCAIGTNNPVSNTEFTGTIGLPLPSIEIAIKDDDGNSLPIGQPGELCIKGPNVMSGYYNQPAETAAAFTADGFMRTGDIAVMQDDGYSRIVDRKKDMILVSGFNVFPNELENVISLCPGVVECAAVGVPDEKQGEAIKVFVVRRDPALTEDAVLQYCHSQLTGYKRPKHIEFRESLPKTNVGKILRRELRSTAAA
- a CDS encoding MBL fold metallo-hydrolase; the protein is MSRLSAGAGLPPGVVVFERGWLSSNNVLFLGANETALVDTGYATHARQTVDLIESALGERPLDRILNTHLHSDHCGGNAALQQRYPDVRIDIPPGEATLVERWDEERLSFAATGQICPRFYFSGLLRPGSEHVLGDRSWQVHAAPGHDTHSVILFEPESRTLISADALWENGFGIAFPELAGEASFEDIAATLDLIEMLAPLRVIPGHGEVFDDAPKALSTAHRRLAGLQRDPVKHARHAIKVLMKFKLLEVQVISIDQWHAWLRSTPYLENIRARFFGEIQLDGLTSDILDELVVAGAAEIKDSHVRNR
- a CDS encoding ATP-binding cassette domain-containing protein translates to MALITLLDAQLAFGHVPLLDHADFSLLESERIGLIGRNGAGKSSLLKILGGLEKADDGTLQLQQNLRVAYVAQEPALDMDSDVFTAASQGLAPVIAVRDLYLSGAEGLDLDALQSQIEAYDAWNWEQRVEETLHRLHLDRGARVGSLSGGTRKRVALAQALVAAPDVLLLDEPTNHLDLDSIEWLEQLLIDFKGSIVTITHDRSFLNRVATRIVELDRGKLGSYPGNFEQYLLQKEEQLAQEAVISAKADKLLAQEEIWIRKGVEARRTRSQSRITRLQELRASRAARREVQGSVNMDVASGQSSGKIVAELTEATKSFGEKTVIRKFSGTILRGDKVGLLGPNGAGKTTLLKLILGELEPDSGKIRRGTNLQVAYFDQMRDKLDLDATLEDFISPGSEWIEIGTQKKHVKSYLSDFLFSPARANSPVRSLSGGERNRLLLARLFARPANVLVLDEPTNDLDIDTLELLETLLQDYDGTVFLVSHDRTFLDNVVTSTIAYEGDGRWREYEGSVQDWLIQSRRAREIAEQRAAAAPAPVAAPAPAPLAETPKAVGVRKKLSYKEQRELDALPAQIEALEEEQKRITEMLELDGGAIYASDASRAAEMAERHAKIDDELLAALERQEELATGR
- a CDS encoding phospholipase D family protein is translated as MPSSFLTFFRRTAALPALLALLILSACAQLPQNVDRPVSTAIAAPATGTALADLVRQRRQAEKARYESGFLLLGGPQAAYGSRLALVEGAQKTLDLQYYAIHADASTGRLVRGLRAAAERGVRVRVLLDDFHTTGRDALVLGLAFIPNIEMRLFNPLAGSRDSTFSRLFNSIDDASRIQQRMHNKLFLADNVLGVTGGRNLGDAYFGNANTGNFVDVDVLAAGPIVQDLSRSFDSYWNNERAYPVQSLVTREELQSMRERAKKADQELVEQALRDHDDAPAAEPRSKPDDNGPPTAEQRARVWDEKPLDLRTATFVWAPAVMLADKPGKIAADSGPDTAKAPGLVVSRPDDKAGASRSVTSLEAASGLAAGGDTVVEGLLQLIGQARSDLLIISPYFVPGKDMLQAFSAARARGVRIRVLTNSLASNDAPVAHVGYARHREALLKMGIELYELRSEQSNFGTVFGSTGSSGGGGGAGSGGRAGGMGSGSVTGESRAMLHSKVLVMDGRLLVVGSMNLDLRSQLQNTEIALLIRNDELSRAASAQIERGMAERSWHVELADGALVWRAPKDSGLKDATTEPDTSLSLRLMLRLFGPLAPDSLL